From Salvia splendens isolate huo1 chromosome 16, SspV2, whole genome shotgun sequence, a single genomic window includes:
- the LOC121770430 gene encoding protein GRAVITROPIC IN THE LIGHT 1-like codes for MDSVKRSVVTPSKSGLARAIVKALHIRVVTGVAPDDDGILKDHFKHVDKDEEELLQDDGMVQEAFLSKLFASVTAVKAAYAEMQFAQSPHDADGIQAADRMVVSQLKYLSELKQAYLTKQLNEASPATTLLLSEIQERKSSLRIYEVTAKKLESQLQLKEAEAASLRGKLLDANKANMLLEKRLSSSWQFVIPDTRAADFLSYHRQTLKSIRSFVQLLIKEMGSAGWDLDAAADSIEPGTCFRNPSHKCFVFESFVCKQMFDGFNCPDFSSEKAMPERDKRHVLFLNRYIELISAKPKSPFASFCHAKYLRVVHPKMEASLFGSLESIASSEPLETPFFSAFCEMAKRVWLLRHLALSFESGVSTFQAKKGDRFSEVYMESLGDDARLQPEPLVALSVVPGFKIGKTIVQCQVYLC; via the coding sequence ATGGATTCGGTGAAACGCTCTGTGGTCACACCGAGCAAGAGTGGATTGGCGCGCGCCATTGTCAAGGCTCTACATATTCGTGTGGTCACAGGTGTAGCTCCGGACGATGATGGTATTCTGAAAGATCATTTCAAGCACGTTGACAAAGACGAAGAGGAGCTCCTGCAGGATGACGGGATGGTCCAAGAGGCTTTCCTCTCGAAACTGTTTGCTTCAGTTACTGCGGTTAAAGCCGCGTATGCGGAGATGCAATTTGCTCAATCTCCTCACGACGCTGATGGGATTCAAGCTGCAGACAGGATGGTTGTATCACAGCTGAAGTACCTCTCCGAGCTGAAGCAGGCTTACTTGACGAAACAGCTGAATGAGGCGTCCCCGGCCACCACGTTGCTTTTATCTGAGATTCAAGAGCGGAAGAGTTCTCTTAGGATCTACGAGGTCACTGCCAAGAAGCTCGAGTCTCAGCTCCAACTCAAAGAAGCGGAGGCCGCCTCTCTCAGAGGGAAACTATTGGATGCCAATAAGGCTAACATGTTGCTCGAGAAGAGGCTGAGCTCGAGCTGGCAGTTTGTCATCCCCGACACGAGGGCTGCAGACTTCCTGTCCTACCACAGGCAGACGCTGAAATCTATCCGAAGCTTCGTGCAACTTTTGATCAAAGAGATGGGATCCGCTGGCTGGGATTTGGATGCTGCGGCCGACTCCATTGAGCCGGGCACCTGTTTCAGGAACCCGAGCCATAAGTGCTTCGTGTTCGAGTCCTTCGTGTGCAAACAAATGTTCGATGGCTTCAACTGCCCCGATTTCTCCTCGGAGAAGGCAATGCCGGAGAGGGACAAGAGGCACGTCTTATTCCTCAACAGATACATCGAGCTGATATCCGCAAAGCCTAAATCTCCGTTTGCATCATTCTGTCATGCAAAGTACTTGAGAGTCGTGCACCCGAAGATGGAAGCCTCTCTCTTCGGCAGCTTAGAGTCTATAGCGTCTAGTGAGCCGCTGGAGACGCCCTTCTTCTCGGCATTCTGTGAGATGGCAAAGCGCGTCTGGCTCCTACGCCACTTGGCTCTATCTTTCGAGTCGGGGGTCTCCACCTTCCAAGCGAAGAAGGGGGACCGATTCTCGGAGGTCTACATGGAGAGCTTGGGCGATGATGCTCGGTTGCAGCCGGAGCCTCTCGTGGCATTGAGCGTCGTGCCCGGATTCAAGATCGGCAAGACTATTGTCCAGTGCCAAGTTTATCTGTGTTGA